A stretch of DNA from Kangiella sediminilitoris:
CCGGCTCTTCCTCAACCAGTTCCGCAGCACCAGGCTTGGGCTCTTCCAGTTTCTTCAGGACCTGATAGTAGCGGCGGATGTTATTGACATACTTGACGGGCTCATCGCCGCGGGCGTAACCAAATCGAGTTTGTGAATACCATTTTTTCTGTCTTAGTAGTGGCAGGAACTTTTTCACTACAAGCCACTTATCAGGATTTTCCCCAGCTTTCTGGGCCAGACGTCTGGCGTCTTCCAAATGACCAAAGCCAACGTTGTAACCCGCAAGCGCGAACCAGGTACGATCGGGGTCGCTGATTCGATCCGGGATCTTATCCTTCATAAGACGGAAGTATTCGGCGCCGCCCATTATGCTCTGCTCAGCATCGATTCTGTTTTCGATACCAAGTTGGCGGGACGTGTCCTGGGTTAACATCATTAAGCCCCTAACTCCGGTAGGAGATCGAGCTTTGGGATTCCAATGCGACTCTTGATAGCCCATTGCGGCCAGGAACCGCCAATCCAGGTCGTCACCGGCAGCTTCATAGAAAAATGGTTTGAACTCTGGGAGCTTGCTTTCAATAGCGCGATGGAAAGCGCGGCTACCGACATAGTCAAACTTGGATAAGTGCCCATAGTACCGCTCGATAAGATAGGACAAGGTTCCATCTTCACGGATACGACTAAAGAACTCTATCACTTTGATAAATAGACTGTTATCTTCACTCTTACTGAAGACCCAGGCCAGGTCTTCTGGCTCAGAAACACTAAATGCAACTGCTAACTCAGGTTGAACCTGTCGCATTAAATCAAGCTCATTTGAGTCAACGATAGTATATTTGATTTCTCCTGAAAGTACCTGATCCAGCAAGTCCTGCGTGGTCAGGTCCGAGCGTTCAGTCCAGCTTAAATTAGGATAGTCTTCCTGAACATCATATAGATCTTCAGAGTGGGAGCTATTACCTATAACGGTCAGTTGCTCATCTACCTGGGAAAAATCTCTAGGTCGCTTGGTTCCTTTGAGGTACACCAGCTTACTGGTAATGCTCTGGTATGGAGGACCAAAGCGTAACCTTTCCTGACGCTGTTTGGTCACGGTTAAACCTGCGGCAGCGAAGTCTACCTTGCCTTCTTCAACTTCGCTTAAGATCTTGGCGATATCATTATGTGTGACGATTTCTACGCGTACGCCCAGATCCTCAGCGAATAGTTTGACCAACTCGTACTCAAAGCCCGAAAAACCACTCTCACCGACTGACATTGTGGTTGGAGAAATACGGCTATAGACTTTGATGTAGCCCTTATCCTTAATGCGTTCGAGCTGTGATTTTTGCTGATAGTCGCATGAAGTTAGACCCAGTACTCCAATAGAGATGAACGCAAGCAAGCCAAGTGTTTTCGCAAAATGGTTTATCATTCAATGATTATCAAATAGTTATCCTCTAGTCGGCATTATGGGGGTAAATACTAAAAAAGTGCAAATTTAAGCGTTTAAATGCATTCAATGTCTTATCAAAAAGTCCTAGATGGAGTAAAATTTGCGCACTTATGTCATCCACTCCACAGTTTAGAGAAGTTTATGCTCATACTACGCGGAAACCCAGCCTACTCACAATTCCAGAAACAACGTTTATTTGAAGAAGCTAGCGCCATAGAGCCAAAAATTGCAGAAGTTTATGGTGAGTTTGTCCATTATGTTCATACTAATGACGAATTGACCGAAGATGAACTGCAGGTGCTGGATCGCTTGCTGGAGTATGGGCCTTCACGAGTTACCAGTGAACATACAGGTAAACGTATGATTGTAGTTCCACGTCCTGGCACCATTTCTCCATGGTCCTCAAAAGCGACAGATATCGCACAAAACTGTGGGTTGGAAAAGATTATCCGTATTGAGCGCGGCGTAGCGGTCTACTTTAATACTGCCGAGGGAATCAGCATTGAGGCTGACGTTGCTGAACGCTTAAAGCCACTTATCCATGACCGCATGACTCAGGCCGTTCTTAGTCAGCACCAGGAAGCAGAGCAACTTTTTGTACAGGAAAGCCCGAAGCCTTACGCAACGGTCGATATCCTGAAGGGTGGTCGTGAAGCGCTGGAAATAGCCAATGTAGAGATTGGGCTGGCATTAGCGGATGACGAAATCGATTACCTGGTTGAAAGTTTTACGCAGTTGGGTCGCAACCCGATCGACGTTGAGCTTATGATGTTTGCACAAGCGAACTCAGAGCACTGCCGTCATAAGATTTTCAATGCATCGTGGACCATTGATGGCATCGACAAGGATCTATCGCTATTCAAAATGATCAAAAACACCTATGCCAATAATTCGGAAGGTGTCCTCTCTGCGTATAAAGATAATGCAGCTGTTTTTGAAGGTTTTAGCGCTCATCGTTTCTTCTCCAATGCTGAAACTAATGAATATGAGTATCACCTAGAGCCAGTTCATGTCCTGTGTAAAGTAGAAACCCATAACCACCCCACCTGTATCTCTCCGTACCCTGGTGCTTCTACGGGTTCTGGTGGTGAAATTAGAGACGAAGGCGCGACTGGTATTGGCGGCAAGCCAAAAGTCGGTCTAACCGGCTTTACGGTATCGAATTTGCGTGTACCTGGCTACGAGCAGCCATGGGAAACTGATTTCGGCAAGCCTGAACGTATTGTCACCGCCCTTGATATTATGTTGGAAGGTCCGATTGGTGGCGCCAGCTTTAATAATGAATTTGGTCGTCCTGCGGTGAACGGATATTTCCGTACTTTCGAAGAAAAGTTCACATTCGAATATGGCGAAGAAGTTCGCGGTTACCATAAGCCGATCATGATTGCGGGCGGTATGGGTAACATTCGTGAGCAGCATGTTGAGAAAAAAGAAATTAAGCCGGGTTATAAAGTTATTGTATTGGGTGGCCCTGCAATGTTGATTGGTCTGGGCGGTGGTGCTGCATCATCAATGGCATCAGGTTCCAGTCAGGAAGATCTCGATTTTGCTTCGGTACAGCGTGACAACCCGGAAATGGAACGTCGCTGTCAGGAAGTCATCGACCGTTGTTGGGCGATGGGTGAACGTAATCCAATTGAATTCATCCACGACGTGGGTGCTGGCGGCTTATCTAACGCTATCCCTGAATTAGTACACGATGGCGAGCGTGGCGGTAAGTTTGAATTACGCCGTGTACCGAATGCCGAGAAGGGTATGGCACCTGTTGAAATCTGGTGTAACGAAGCGCAGGAACGTTATGTTCTGGCGGTTGCTCCAGATAGCCTCGAGCGCTTCGAAGCGATTTGTTCGCGTGAGCGCTGCCCGTTTGCCGTAGTGGGTGAAGCGACGGAAGAGCTGCACCTTGAAGTCAACGATGAGCATTTCGAGAATAAACCGGTCGACTTACCAATGGACATTCTGTTTGGTAAGCCACCAAAGATGCACCGCGAAGCAAAAACATTATCTAAGCCATCGACGAAGTTACCTCAGGTGGCAAATATTAATGATGCCATTGATCGGATTCTGGCTCTGCCAGCGGTCGCCGATAAGACCTTCTTAATCACCATTGGTGATCGTACTGTAGGTGGTATGGTGTCGCGTGATCAGATGGTTGGTCCTTGGCAGGTTCCGGTAGCGGATTGTGCAGTGACTACTTCGACGCATAATAGTTACTCAGGCGAAGCCATGGCGATGGGTGAGCGTACTCCGGCAGCATTGCTGGATAGCGCGGCTGCAGCCCGCATGGCGGTCGGTGAGTCACTGACGAATATTGCCGCAGCCAAGATTGAAGATATCCGAAAAATCCGTCTGTCAGCTAACTGGATGGCTGCAGCTGGTGCACCGGGCGAAGACGCCAATCTTTATGAAGCGGTTCAGGCCGTGGGTATGGAACTATGCCCTGAGCTGGGGATTACAATCCCGGTAGGTAAAGACTCCATGTCGATGAAAACGGTATGGGAAGAAAACGGAGAGAAGAAAAGCGTTACTTCGCCACTGTCACTGATTATTTCAGCTTTTGCCCCAGTAACTGACGTGCGCAAGAGCTTAACGCCTCAGTTACGCACCAATAAAGGTGAGACAGAGCTATTGTTGATTGACCTGGGACGCGGTAAGAACCGTCTGGGCGCAACAGCCTTCACACAGGTTTATAAGCTATTGGGTAGTGAGCCAGCAAACGTTGATTCAAGCGCGGATCTGAAAAACTTCTTCGATGCTGTGCAGACATTAAACCGTGACGATCTGGTCCATGCTTACCATGACCGCTCGGACGGTGGCTTATTAACTACATTGGTTGAGATGGGCTTTGCCGGTCATTGCGGTATCAGCGTTGATTTAAGTGGCCTCAAGGGTTCTGCTGAAGAAATTCTGTTTAATGAAGAGCTGGGTGCGGTATTACAGGTTCCGGCAGACAAGCGCGCTGCAGTAGAAGCGGTTCTGAAACAATATAAAGTAGACGAGTTCAGTCACTTCATTGGTGTCCCAGCAGAAACGCAAACGTTCAGTATCACGAAAGATGGTGACGATATCGTATCTCGTGAGATGAAGGATTTGCGTGCGATCTGGTCTGAATTAACTTATCACATGCAGAAGCTTCGTGATAATCCGAAGTGTGCTGAAGAAGAGTACCAGGCGAAGCTGGATATGAGTAATCCGGGTATCAAGCCAAAACTAACCTATGATATACACGAGAATATCGCAGCGCCAATGATTAACGGTGGGGTTCGCCCACGCGTGGCTATCCTTCGCGAGCAGGGTGTTAACAGCCATCTAGAAATGGCGGCGGCACTGACCAAAGCTGGTTTTGAATGTGTTGACGTCCACATGAGCGATATCCTTAGCGGTCGTGTCAGTCTGAATGACTTTATTGGTGCCATGGCCTGTGGTGGCTTCTCGTACGGTGACGTTCTGGGTGCTGGTGAAGGTTGGGCGAAATCAATCTTATTCAATAGCCGAGCTCGCGACGAATTCGAAGCCTTCTTTAACCGAGGCGATACCTTCAGTTTAGGTATCTGTAATGGCTGTCAGATGATGTCAAACCTAAAAGAACTGATTCCAGGTGCGGACCATTGGCCACACTTCGTTAAAAACGAATCGGCGCAGTTCGAAGCCCGTTTTGCCATGGTTGAAGTCGCAAAATCACCATCACTGTTCATGCAGGGCATGGAAGGTTCTCGCCTGCCAATCGCTGTATCGCATGGTGAAGGTCGCGCGCAATTCAAGTCAGACGAAGCTGCAGATCAGGTTAATCAGTCAGGACTGGTTACCGCTCGCTATGTTAACAACTACGGTGAAATTGCAGAGACTTATCCAGCCAACCCAAATGGCTCAGCGCATGGTATTACTGGCCTGACGACCACAGATGGTCGCGTAACGATCATGATGCCACATCCGGAGCGTGTTGCTCGTACGGTACAGAACTCGTGGAGACCGGATGAGTGGAGTGAAGACGGTGCGTGGCAGCGTATATTCTACAACGCCCGTCGTTCGATTGGTTAGTCTTGCTTATCATCCCGCGGTTTGACCGCGGGATCCTGCGTATTTAATTAGAAGTATATTTCGTTCTTTCAGCGAGTTACTTTTTCTTAACGCCTAAGAAAAAGTAACCAAAAAGAAGTGCGCCCCGACATCGAGGTTATTCTCCGAATAACTTCCTTCGCAATCCTCAAATCACTTAACGCACCATGAAATACAGTCCGTCCCTGGCCTGAATTTCATTATTCAAAACGTCCTGTTTTGAATTGCTATGATTTGTTTATTGCTCAGCTCAATGTAAGGGGAAGAAACCCTCGAAGTCGCTATCGCTCTTTCGAGGCTACGCTTGTTTGATCAACGTAGATATCAAAAAATGTTCCACCAAACTCATTATGCCCTGAAAACCCATGAGGACCATCCCAGCGTTTAGAGAGTAATCAACCCCAAAATTATTATATTTGTTGGGCATCGCTGCTCTCCGCCCAACCTATTCGCACTGGTAGATTTTTTTCAAAAAAAACTTATTACTCTTTATTACAGGTAAAGGTTAGTTCCGCGTTTAAAGGCGTCCAGCCTCTTGAACCATGAGTTACCCAGTCTTTTTCAACCATGTACATATTTTTACTTTGGCAAAACTCATTTGCTTTTTTCAAAGCCAAACCTTTTACATCAGACCAACTTGGAAACTGGCCTCCCATTTCCGCAGAAACTCTGTAGGTTTCTTTACCAACTGGGATTACTTCGCTTGTAGTAGCACAACCAGCAAGTAGAGTAGAAAAAAAAACTGAACATATTAGTAGCTTCATATTTCACCTCCAAATAAATGGCAAATAAATGGGGTCAGAGTACATTTTATTTATCAGACGAAATAAACTCCGCTCTTAATCACTTATATCCTGGCTAACATATACAACAGCTGACTTGCTGTCACCGTCAGCAATTATAAAGTCGCTTTTCCCGTCATTGTTTAAATCTGCTAAAGCAATTCCCCAGGGATTAGGAATACTTGAGTGCTCAAAGCTAATAGTTTCTATAGAAGTTTTACTTCCAAAAATAGCCAGGATTTGTCCCGACCAGTTACTGACCAAAGCGTCTTTTATACCATCGGCGTTTATATCTCCAATTGCGATTTGCTTTGCCCCAGATGAAGACTGTATTTCAGTTTTTTCCTCTTCAAGAAAGTTTCCATTTCCATCGCCCGGAATGACTGTGATTAAACTGCCATTGGTAGCTATCACTAAATCCATGTTTCCATCCCCGTTCATTTCTGCTAACTCGACCGCAAAGGGAGAGCCTGTTTGCGATAACTTTTTTAAGGAAAAGGTCATATCGTTAGAATTATTGTTAATAACGACACCAATGTGATTCTGGTTGGGAGTAACAAAGTCTAAAGCTTCGTCACCATTGATATCGTTGATAGCAAATCCGCGGTAGGGGTCGCCCCCGACGTTGATCACTTTCCCTGGCTTTTGGAAACTTCCATTAGACAGACCTTTAAGAACTAATAATCCTTCGTGTGTACGGCTATCAACAATCAGGTCTACCTTATTATCACCGTCAATATCACTCAACCGAACTTCATGGGGGTGAGGTTTGATGTCGATGTTGAACGGTGACTGTTGCGCTTTTTTAAAAGCTCCCTTACCATCACCCAATAATAAAGTGACGTATGATGTTTCGTGATTAGCGATGGCAACATCGGAATTTCCATCGTTATTGATGTCCGATACCGATATGCCTGAAGGGCTATCTCCTACAGGGAAGCGCCCAACTTCAATCAACTTACCCTTACCATTTCCCTGATAAGCAATAATATTGTTGTCTGTATAATTCGCAATAATAACATCCTGATATCCATCTGAGTTAAAGTCACAGACGGCCATTGATGCTTGGCCCGATCCTACTTCAAGCGGGAAGGTTGAATAAGCTGTACTACCTATGTCAACCGCTTTGGCTGAATTCATAGAGTTAAATAATCCAAGAGAAGCAAGCAGGACGTAAGAAATACTCTTAATTGGGGTCATGAGGCCACCTTTATCCTTTTACGAATGAAGTTAATTTAAATAAAGCATGTAATGTGCTTTAAGTTTTTTTTATCGGTTATTGGATTTGTAACTTAAAGCGTGCCTATTATGATTCAGCGCTTGAGTCTGAGCTTTCCATCTGGCTTTCTTTCATATTAATCATCAAGCTCACGCGGTTACTTTCGAATTCGTAGCCAAAGGTTAGAAGTTCACCAAATATGAGCCCACACCCAAAGGCATGATTGCTACTGACGCCTTTAACTTTTTCGATTCTTCTCGAAACCCATTGCTCCGCTTTTTTGTTGATACGGCTATCTGAAGCAGTGACTTCTTTCCAGATTATGGGGTATTTGGGTTTTACTTCTGTTTCCAATTTTTCGATGGCCTGATTAATCTTTTGAACCATCCGCGGTAATTCGCCATCAAGCAGATTGCCGCATTTGCTATTTTGATATTCAGTGAAAAGTGTGCCTGTACCGATGACTTTTTCTAAATCACGTTGAATGAGAAGTTCATGATCGGAGGCTAGTGATGGTGTGGCTGCGAATAACGATAAGATTATTGAAAGTTTTAATATGTTCATAAGCATTTTAAAAGCAGAATTTGCGTTCCCTGTTAAGTGTCCCTGACGTTATTTTTTGTAGGATATCACACCTTTTTAAATTAGGACATTTCCTTAAAATGTCAGGTAACTTAACATGATGCTTACTTGCATTGACCCAGGTCTCAAAACGCTTCATTTCGTTTGTTTTTAATTTTTTTACCCGCTAAGTTTTTGACAAGTAAAGTATGGAAGCTTTGCTGCAGCGAAAGGGTTTTTGCTGAGAAGCTGATAGGGAAATTTTTCCTTTTCTATGGATTGCCATAGATTCTTTATCACTTTCATTATCCACTGATGTAATACAAGTACGTATTGCTTATTAATTCATATTGTTAAAGGAGTAATTATCTATGAATTACAGATCTATGTTCAAAGGAACGAAACTAAAAATGTTAACGTCGGCTATAGCTTTAGCTTTGACTACCTCAGTTGCTTCTGCTGACGAGGGTACTGATCAAGACTTGTCTGGTGTAAAAAAACAAACCAGTGCTGAAGCTTTTGAAGCTGACGTGGCGATTTTGTCACGTGAAAAAGGGGTGGATAAAGCATCTGTTGCAAGAGCAATGAAGTTCCAGGAGAAGTTTGAAAGTCAAGCGGCAGAGCTTATGGCTAAGTTTCCTAACAAAATCTCACGCATCTGGTTAGAGCCTGCACCGAGTCAAATGGCCCATATTCAATTCGTGGGTCGCGTACCAGCAGTTCAGTTACCTGCTAATGTTTCAGCTAAAGGTGGTGGTCGTTTCTCGTTACAGGAAAACATTCAACGCGCAGAACATATCGCGGATGTATTGAAGAAGTCAGGCAAGCGTAATTTCATGACCTATTTTGATGCTCGTACTGGTAAAGTGAAAGTTGAAATGGCGATGCCTAATCCTGCAAAAGGTCCAAACAAGGCACAGGTATTGGAGCTCCTGCAGCGCAATGCAAAACGTGACTTGGATATGCCTCGTGGTTTACAGGCGATTGCTGAAGGTGACATTGATCTGGATGTCATTCAGAGCGAAGACGAAATCTATACCTTTGAACATAGTCGTGGCGGTAACTGGCTGCGTGATGATGGTTTCAGGGAGTGCACCAGTGGCTAGTCAGTGAGCGGTCCGAATGGCGACGGTATTGTTACTGCGGCTCATTGCACAGGCTTGAACCAGTTCGAAGAATCTACTTCGTCTATATACGGCATGACATGGCGTTCAGAGGAACGTGGAAATGGTGACGCTGAATATCATACAACGTCACATATTGAACCCGCAGAATTCTATGCAACTTCGGCCAGTATTCGTGACGTCAATAGTATCAAGTCGACGATTTTTATGTTCCCAGGTTCCTCTGTTTGTGAGTATGGGCGTTCTTCTAATACACGTACCTGTAATCATGATGTGATTGCGACAGGCGTAACGGCGACCTTTACCGATGGTGTAACCGTTAAAAATCTGGTTCGTGTGACTGGTGATAATTCAATCGGTGGCGACAGCGGCGGTGGCTGGTCATGGAATAATAAAGCATGGGGTGTCCACAGTGGCTCCAATGGTACGACCTCGTTATTTACTCCAGTACAACGTGTACAAAAAGAACTTAACGTAACGATTAAAACAAAATAGCCGTAGGCAATCAGGGAGCCTCTGGCTCCCTCTTAATACGTTTCATCGTGGTTATATAAAAAGTCTATGACCATTTTATTACAAATACTTAGCTTCAAAATCTTCAATTGCTGTGGCATAGTAAACACACTATTTTCTACCCCTCCTGATAAGTATGTTTGAGCCTAAACTAAATAGGTCTGCTTTATCGTTTATCGAATCAGATGCCGCTGATTGTTTAACTAAAATAAATCGTGGCGTAGAGAAAGAGAGCTTACGAGTCACTCAAGACGGTTATTTATCCATGAAACCGCATCCAAAAGAGTGGGGCTCAGCTCTTACCAACAAATTTATTACTACGGATTATTCTGAAGCTCTACCTGAGCTGATTACCCCAGTTACACAGGATCGCCTTGGTCCTCGACAATGGTTGGATGATATACATCGATTTATCGCTGCCTATATGGAAGACGAGGTGCTATGGGTGGGCAGTATGCCGTGCATCATGACAAAAGAAGAAGATGTTCCTCTGGCTGATTACGGTACATCGAATGTCGGAATGATGAAGCATATTTATCGGAGAGGCCTGGGCTATCGCTATGGCCGCTATATGCAGACCATTGCTGGTGTTCATTATAACTTCTCGTTGCCGGAAGAGTTCTGGCCAAAATACCGGGAATTTTTAGGCTCAGAAGAAAACCTCCAGGACTTTATATCGAAGCAATATCTGGGGTTGATACGGAACTACCTGCGTTACTGTTGGTTGCTCCCTTATCTGTTCGGAGCTTCTCCTGCAATGTGTAAGTCCTTCGCAAAGGGAGAGGGCGGTGCTTTCTTAACGGAGGAAACAGACGGCTCTATGTACGGTGATTATGCAACGTCACTGCGCATGAGTGACTTGGGTTATCAGAATAATGCTCAGTCCAAATTTTCTATTCGTCACAATGACTTAGAAGAATATACGGCCGAATTGGAGCGTGCCATAAGAACTCCGGATCAGTTCTATCAGGAGCTGGGGGTAAAGGTCGATGGAGAGTACCGTCAACTTAATGCCAACCTATTGCAAATTGAGAATGAATACTACGCAAAAATCCGTCCCAAGCGGACAATTAACAGTGGTGAGCGTCCGACCCAGGCATTGAATCGTCGAGGTGTCGAGTATGTTGAAGTACGCTCGTTGGATCTTAATCCGTTCGATCCACTGGGCATCAGCCAGTCACAGGTAGACTTCCTGGATGTATTTTTATTGTTCTGTTTACTACAGGATAGTAAAGAGCAGTCAGATCGTGAAAACGCCGAAAATGATGAAAATTTCCGTCGCGTGGTCTATTACGGACGCAAGCCAGACTTGAATTTA
This window harbors:
- the mltF gene encoding membrane-bound lytic murein transglycosylase MltF is translated as MINHFAKTLGLLAFISIGVLGLTSCDYQQKSQLERIKDKGYIKVYSRISPTTMSVGESGFSGFEYELVKLFAEDLGVRVEIVTHNDIAKILSEVEEGKVDFAAAGLTVTKQRQERLRFGPPYQSITSKLVYLKGTKRPRDFSQVDEQLTVIGNSSHSEDLYDVQEDYPNLSWTERSDLTTQDLLDQVLSGEIKYTIVDSNELDLMRQVQPELAVAFSVSEPEDLAWVFSKSEDNSLFIKVIEFFSRIREDGTLSYLIERYYGHLSKFDYVGSRAFHRAIESKLPEFKPFFYEAAGDDLDWRFLAAMGYQESHWNPKARSPTGVRGLMMLTQDTSRQLGIENRIDAEQSIMGGAEYFRLMKDKIPDRISDPDRTWFALAGYNVGFGHLEDARRLAQKAGENPDKWLVVKKFLPLLRQKKWYSQTRFGYARGDEPVKYVNNIRRYYQVLKKLEEPKPGAAELVEEEPEENDIEPADEVIDEAIEDQGDVEEEKQ
- the purL gene encoding phosphoribosylformylglycinamidine synthase, with the protein product MLILRGNPAYSQFQKQRLFEEASAIEPKIAEVYGEFVHYVHTNDELTEDELQVLDRLLEYGPSRVTSEHTGKRMIVVPRPGTISPWSSKATDIAQNCGLEKIIRIERGVAVYFNTAEGISIEADVAERLKPLIHDRMTQAVLSQHQEAEQLFVQESPKPYATVDILKGGREALEIANVEIGLALADDEIDYLVESFTQLGRNPIDVELMMFAQANSEHCRHKIFNASWTIDGIDKDLSLFKMIKNTYANNSEGVLSAYKDNAAVFEGFSAHRFFSNAETNEYEYHLEPVHVLCKVETHNHPTCISPYPGASTGSGGEIRDEGATGIGGKPKVGLTGFTVSNLRVPGYEQPWETDFGKPERIVTALDIMLEGPIGGASFNNEFGRPAVNGYFRTFEEKFTFEYGEEVRGYHKPIMIAGGMGNIREQHVEKKEIKPGYKVIVLGGPAMLIGLGGGAASSMASGSSQEDLDFASVQRDNPEMERRCQEVIDRCWAMGERNPIEFIHDVGAGGLSNAIPELVHDGERGGKFELRRVPNAEKGMAPVEIWCNEAQERYVLAVAPDSLERFEAICSRERCPFAVVGEATEELHLEVNDEHFENKPVDLPMDILFGKPPKMHREAKTLSKPSTKLPQVANINDAIDRILALPAVADKTFLITIGDRTVGGMVSRDQMVGPWQVPVADCAVTTSTHNSYSGEAMAMGERTPAALLDSAAAARMAVGESLTNIAAAKIEDIRKIRLSANWMAAAGAPGEDANLYEAVQAVGMELCPELGITIPVGKDSMSMKTVWEENGEKKSVTSPLSLIISAFAPVTDVRKSLTPQLRTNKGETELLLIDLGRGKNRLGATAFTQVYKLLGSEPANVDSSADLKNFFDAVQTLNRDDLVHAYHDRSDGGLLTTLVEMGFAGHCGISVDLSGLKGSAEEILFNEELGAVLQVPADKRAAVEAVLKQYKVDEFSHFIGVPAETQTFSITKDGDDIVSREMKDLRAIWSELTYHMQKLRDNPKCAEEEYQAKLDMSNPGIKPKLTYDIHENIAAPMINGGVRPRVAILREQGVNSHLEMAAALTKAGFECVDVHMSDILSGRVSLNDFIGAMACGGFSYGDVLGAGEGWAKSILFNSRARDEFEAFFNRGDTFSLGICNGCQMMSNLKELIPGADHWPHFVKNESAQFEARFAMVEVAKSPSLFMQGMEGSRLPIAVSHGEGRAQFKSDEAADQVNQSGLVTARYVNNYGEIAETYPANPNGSAHGITGLTTTDGRVTIMMPHPERVARTVQNSWRPDEWSEDGAWQRIFYNARRSIG
- a CDS encoding FG-GAP repeat domain-containing protein, which gives rise to MTPIKSISYVLLASLGLFNSMNSAKAVDIGSTAYSTFPLEVGSGQASMAVCDFNSDGYQDVIIANYTDNNIIAYQGNGKGKLIEVGRFPVGDSPSGISVSDINNDGNSDVAIANHETSYVTLLLGDGKGAFKKAQQSPFNIDIKPHPHEVRLSDIDGDNKVDLIVDSRTHEGLLVLKGLSNGSFQKPGKVINVGGDPYRGFAINDINGDEALDFVTPNQNHIGVVINNNSNDMTFSLKKLSQTGSPFAVELAEMNGDGNMDLVIATNGSLITVIPGDGNGNFLEEEKTEIQSSSGAKQIAIGDINADGIKDALVSNWSGQILAIFGSKTSIETISFEHSSIPNPWGIALADLNNDGKSDFIIADGDSKSAVVYVSQDISD
- a CDS encoding chymotrypsin family serine protease, which translates into the protein MSGPNGDGIVTAAHCTGLNQFEESTSSIYGMTWRSEERGNGDAEYHTTSHIEPAEFYATSASIRDVNSIKSTIFMFPGSSVCEYGRSSNTRTCNHDVIATGVTATFTDGVTVKNLVRVTGDNSIGGDSGGGWSWNNKAWGVHSGSNGTTSLFTPVQRVQKELNVTIKTK
- the gshA gene encoding glutamate--cysteine ligase translates to MFEPKLNRSALSFIESDAADCLTKINRGVEKESLRVTQDGYLSMKPHPKEWGSALTNKFITTDYSEALPELITPVTQDRLGPRQWLDDIHRFIAAYMEDEVLWVGSMPCIMTKEEDVPLADYGTSNVGMMKHIYRRGLGYRYGRYMQTIAGVHYNFSLPEEFWPKYREFLGSEENLQDFISKQYLGLIRNYLRYCWLLPYLFGASPAMCKSFAKGEGGAFLTEETDGSMYGDYATSLRMSDLGYQNNAQSKFSIRHNDLEEYTAELERAIRTPDQFYQELGVKVDGEYRQLNANLLQIENEYYAKIRPKRTINSGERPTQALNRRGVEYVEVRSLDLNPFDPLGISQSQVDFLDVFLLFCLLQDSKEQSDRENAENDENFRRVVYYGRKPDLNLLRNNRSLRLKDASLQIFEEMRPVAVLLDKCNHTRSYTKALSEAIEMANDPSKTLSGLYYDDIRRSGQGYFGYTMGLSVKTQQEFLSKAVESRTQQMFEHEAAKSILEQQNIEDSETLSFEEYLERYFAE